Proteins from a genomic interval of Sphingobacterium lactis:
- the der gene encoding ribosome biogenesis GTPase Der: MANIVAIVGRPNVGKSTLYNRLTESRKAIVDDFSGVTRDRHYGQAEWIGKKFTVIDTGGFVQGSDDVFEAAIRDQVLIAIEEASAVLFVVDVTTGITDLDDEIANLLRRSKKPVFVVANKVDSAKQTHDSAEFYSLGLGEIYNISSMTGSGTGELLDDVVANFEVEEEEESELPKFTIVGRPNVGKSSLTNALLGEDRNIVTPIAGTTRDSIRIHYNQFGHEFLLIDTAGLRRKSKVNEDIEFYSVMRTIKALEDSDVVILMIDAKDGIEAQDINIFHLAEKNKKGIVILVNKWDTVEKDHKTAKEFEQAIRNKIAPFTDVPIIFTSVTEKQRIFKAVETAMEVYNNKTKKIPTSKLNDVMLEIIENYPPPSIKGKYIKIKYVTQLPGRSPMFAFFCNLPQYIKDPYKRFVENKLRENFDFKGVPIQIFFRQK, translated from the coding sequence ATGGCAAATATTGTAGCAATTGTTGGAAGGCCCAATGTTGGGAAATCCACTTTATATAACCGCTTGACAGAAAGTAGGAAAGCTATTGTTGATGACTTTAGCGGCGTGACGCGTGACCGCCACTATGGTCAGGCAGAATGGATAGGCAAGAAATTTACGGTGATCGATACGGGAGGTTTCGTACAGGGATCGGATGATGTCTTTGAGGCAGCCATCCGGGATCAGGTATTGATCGCGATCGAAGAAGCATCGGCCGTGCTTTTCGTGGTGGATGTCACCACGGGCATTACAGATTTGGATGATGAAATCGCAAACTTGCTGCGCCGCAGCAAGAAGCCTGTTTTCGTTGTTGCAAACAAGGTCGATAGCGCAAAACAAACCCATGATTCTGCAGAGTTCTATTCGTTGGGGCTAGGCGAGATCTATAATATCTCGTCCATGACAGGTTCCGGAACTGGAGAACTGTTGGATGATGTGGTTGCAAACTTTGAGGTGGAAGAGGAAGAGGAGAGTGAATTGCCGAAGTTTACCATCGTTGGTCGCCCGAATGTTGGGAAGTCCTCCCTGACCAATGCACTTTTAGGTGAAGACCGTAACATCGTAACACCTATTGCCGGAACTACGCGCGATTCTATCCGCATCCATTACAACCAATTCGGACATGAGTTCCTATTGATCGATACGGCAGGATTGCGCCGTAAATCAAAAGTGAATGAGGATATAGAGTTCTATTCCGTAATGCGTACCATCAAGGCGTTGGAAGATTCGGATGTCGTTATCCTGATGATTGATGCCAAAGATGGAATTGAAGCCCAGGACATCAATATCTTCCACCTTGCAGAGAAGAACAAAAAGGGAATCGTTATCTTGGTGAACAAGTGGGATACCGTGGAGAAGGACCACAAAACGGCCAAGGAATTTGAACAGGCTATCCGTAATAAGATAGCCCCATTCACTGATGTGCCGATCATCTTTACTTCCGTAACGGAGAAACAACGGATCTTCAAAGCTGTGGAAACAGCGATGGAGGTATACAACAATAAAACCAAGAAGATTCCGACATCCAAATTGAACGATGTGATGTTGGAGATCATCGAGAATTACCCACCACCGTCCATCAAGGGTAAATACATCAAGATCAAATATGTAACTCAGTTGCCTGGGCGATCGCCGATGTTTGCATTCTTCTGTAACCTGCCGCAATACATCAAAGATCCGTACAAACGTTTCGTAGAGAACAAATTGCGCGAGAACTTTGATTTCAAAGGCGTGCCTATTCAGATATTCTTTAGACAAAAATAA
- a CDS encoding peptidylprolyl isomerase: MKNFSSFLIILLLACTFQAKSQEKLIDRVVATVGSGIILQSDIDMQYTQYLGNGGTPTDDFKCTALQQLIMTKLLSQQAAIDSIEVTEAQVDDQLNARMREMTRRAGTKERLEGFLKRSLLQYKEEMRPILTEQMKADAFQRTIVDKITITPQEVKQYFENLNQDSLPYFDTEVEIGEVVMYPELTKEEKSVFREKAEGFRKQVLDGTDFGTVARFYSEDPGSSMAGGELGFAPRENYVKEFSAMAFKLKAGEISPVFETEYGFHFLQVLERRGEEVNARHVLVTTKPTQASLDRLKGKIDSIYQKVVDKKIPFSTAATIHSDNKETKFNGGMVVNQNRSTLIPVNGLEKEVFMAIDTLQPGGITKPYQFQNPRDGKVGYKFTYLKTRIPPHKASLEQDFAKIQEAAQEDKTRRKLSEWFEKKTKGTFVHINPEYQSCPELQMWLKEDNIAATKE; the protein is encoded by the coding sequence ATGAAAAACTTTTCAAGTTTCCTTATAATTCTTTTACTAGCTTGTACATTCCAGGCTAAATCCCAAGAAAAACTTATTGACCGTGTAGTAGCAACTGTAGGGTCAGGTATTATTCTGCAATCGGATATCGACATGCAGTACACCCAATATTTGGGGAATGGCGGTACGCCGACAGATGATTTCAAATGTACAGCCTTGCAACAGTTGATCATGACCAAGTTATTATCACAGCAGGCTGCGATTGACTCCATCGAAGTAACCGAAGCGCAGGTAGATGATCAGTTGAATGCACGTATGCGCGAAATGACACGTCGTGCCGGAACTAAGGAAAGACTAGAAGGCTTCTTGAAACGTTCTTTGTTACAATACAAGGAAGAAATGAGACCGATTCTTACTGAACAGATGAAAGCTGATGCCTTCCAGAGAACAATTGTTGATAAAATCACCATTACTCCTCAAGAGGTAAAACAATATTTCGAAAACTTAAATCAGGACAGTTTACCGTACTTCGATACAGAGGTTGAAATCGGTGAGGTCGTGATGTATCCGGAATTAACCAAAGAAGAGAAATCTGTATTTCGCGAGAAAGCGGAAGGTTTCCGCAAGCAGGTATTGGACGGCACGGACTTCGGTACAGTTGCGCGTTTCTATTCCGAGGATCCAGGATCATCCATGGCGGGAGGTGAACTTGGCTTTGCACCACGTGAGAACTACGTAAAAGAATTCTCGGCCATGGCCTTTAAATTAAAAGCTGGTGAAATTTCCCCGGTTTTTGAAACTGAATATGGATTCCATTTCCTACAGGTCCTAGAGCGTCGTGGTGAAGAAGTGAATGCAAGACACGTTTTGGTGACCACAAAGCCAACACAGGCCAGCTTAGACCGCTTGAAGGGCAAGATCGACTCCATCTACCAAAAGGTAGTGGACAAGAAGATTCCTTTCAGTACAGCAGCGACCATACACTCGGATAACAAGGAAACGAAATTCAATGGCGGTATGGTTGTCAATCAGAACAGATCGACCTTGATCCCTGTCAATGGATTGGAAAAAGAAGTGTTCATGGCGATCGATACGCTACAGCCGGGTGGCATCACAAAACCTTACCAATTCCAAAATCCACGTGATGGCAAGGTTGGCTACAAATTCACATACCTGAAGACACGTATCCCACCGCACAAAGCCAGTTTGGAGCAGGATTTTGCTAAAATCCAAGAAGCTGCACAAGAAGATAAGACCAGAAGGAAATTGAGCGAATGGTTCGAGAAAAAAACAAAAGGCACCTTCGTACACATCAACCCAGAATATCAATCTTGTCCTGAGTTACAGATGTGGCTAAAGGAAGATAATATCGCTGCAACAAAAGAATAA
- a CDS encoding YybH family protein — MSYRKGIALIAAVFLTLTSFAQLPEKVGGLLSVDRTAANLSKSESPHAGLKYITDKETVFFVPSPVNAQNYLDNRPNLPDRLSWTPNFALVSRSLDWGVTSGPIEFQKMGATKRYGQYLTVWRRDKKGNWRAHIRAEVENYGKKKAGPLEYFEPDDKNYLKHRSVKRLEQREEVVMQTDELFSTILKADTRTGYKEFLADDARFYFPWQNEIEGRDNVLAFLKKDRIEIDTDPNDVGRAYSGEFAYTSGTATVGMKDKVVKFNYIRIWQLTGEFQWKVILEMMYER; from the coding sequence ATGAGTTATAGAAAAGGCATAGCTTTAATTGCCGCAGTATTCCTTACGCTAACGAGTTTTGCCCAATTACCGGAAAAGGTAGGCGGTCTATTATCGGTGGACCGGACGGCTGCAAATCTTTCAAAATCAGAAAGTCCGCATGCCGGACTGAAGTATATTACGGACAAGGAGACGGTTTTTTTCGTCCCTTCTCCCGTGAATGCACAGAATTACCTAGACAATAGGCCCAATCTTCCGGATCGTTTATCCTGGACGCCGAACTTTGCCCTGGTATCCCGCAGTTTGGACTGGGGAGTGACCTCTGGACCGATTGAGTTCCAGAAGATGGGTGCTACGAAGCGCTACGGACAATACCTGACGGTTTGGAGAAGGGATAAGAAGGGAAATTGGCGTGCGCATATCCGTGCCGAGGTCGAAAACTACGGCAAGAAAAAGGCCGGTCCTTTGGAGTATTTCGAACCGGATGACAAGAACTACCTGAAACACCGTTCCGTAAAACGATTGGAACAGCGTGAGGAAGTTGTTATGCAGACAGATGAACTGTTCTCGACGATTCTAAAGGCAGATACCAGAACGGGTTATAAGGAATTCCTGGCCGATGATGCACGGTTCTATTTCCCTTGGCAGAATGAAATCGAGGGGAGGGACAATGTCTTGGCTTTCCTGAAAAAAGACCGCATTGAGATCGATACAGATCCAAACGATGTGGGTAGAGCATACTCCGGGGAATTCGCCTATACCTCCGGTACGGCGACCGTAGGTATGAAAGATAAGGTTGTTAAATTCAATTATATCCGTATCTGGCAATTGACAGGAGAATTCCAATGGAAAGTTATCCTGGAGATGATGTACGAAAGATAA
- the cysS gene encoding cysteine--tRNA ligase, giving the protein MEHNLVLYNTLTRKKEKFEPIHPNMVGMYVCGPTVYSDVHLGNCRTFVSFDLIFRYLIHLGYKVRYVRNITDAGHLEGDNDEGDDKFAKKAKLEQLEPMEIVQKYTIGFHDVLRLFNTIPPSIEPTATGHISEQIEMVKQIIDNGFAYEVNGTVYFDVEKYVKEYNYTILTNRNLEDMLNNTRELGGQDEKRGRLDFALWIKAKPEHIMRWPSPWGVGFPGWHIECSAMSRKYLGDQFDIHGGGMDLAATHHTNEIAQSEACNHTSPAKYWMHTNMLTVNGARMSKSAGNGFLPGELFTGNHPLLNRGYSPMAVRFFMLQAHYRSTLDFSNEALEAADKGYKRLMNAIGLLDKIVPASKSNFGKLEEIKSRSYAAMDDDFNSPVLIAELFEVVRIINSIHDGKLTINAADLEALKAYLQEFVFDILGLKDDQVSDSDSMDDLMNIIINLRNEAKQNKDFVTSDRIREQLTAAGIQLKDSKDGTLWNKI; this is encoded by the coding sequence ATGGAGCATAATCTAGTACTGTATAATACCCTGACGAGGAAGAAGGAAAAGTTTGAACCTATCCATCCCAATATGGTTGGGATGTATGTGTGTGGTCCCACTGTGTATAGCGATGTACATTTGGGGAACTGCCGTACCTTTGTTTCCTTTGACTTGATCTTTCGTTACCTGATCCATCTGGGTTACAAGGTGCGCTATGTTCGTAATATTACGGATGCAGGGCATTTGGAAGGTGATAATGACGAAGGGGACGATAAGTTTGCGAAAAAGGCGAAACTGGAACAATTGGAGCCTATGGAGATCGTGCAGAAATATACGATCGGATTCCACGACGTCCTTCGTCTTTTCAATACGATTCCACCGAGCATTGAACCTACTGCAACGGGGCATATCTCGGAGCAGATCGAGATGGTGAAACAGATCATCGACAATGGTTTTGCTTACGAAGTGAACGGTACGGTGTATTTCGATGTTGAAAAATACGTAAAGGAGTATAATTATACGATCCTGACCAACCGCAATTTGGAGGACATGCTGAACAATACGCGTGAACTTGGCGGGCAGGATGAAAAGCGTGGCCGTTTGGACTTCGCGCTATGGATCAAAGCCAAACCAGAGCATATCATGCGCTGGCCGTCACCTTGGGGCGTCGGTTTTCCGGGCTGGCACATTGAGTGTTCTGCCATGAGCCGTAAATACCTGGGGGATCAATTCGATATCCACGGTGGAGGGATGGACCTGGCCGCTACGCACCATACCAATGAGATTGCACAATCCGAGGCTTGTAACCATACCAGCCCGGCAAAATATTGGATGCATACCAATATGCTTACCGTAAATGGTGCGCGTATGTCCAAGTCTGCAGGAAATGGATTCCTCCCTGGAGAACTCTTCACGGGAAATCATCCACTGCTGAATAGGGGTTATTCGCCGATGGCAGTACGTTTCTTTATGCTGCAGGCGCATTACAGAAGCACGTTGGATTTCTCCAATGAAGCGCTGGAAGCTGCAGATAAAGGTTATAAAAGATTGATGAATGCCATTGGTCTATTGGATAAGATCGTGCCGGCATCCAAGTCCAATTTCGGAAAACTGGAAGAAATAAAATCCCGTAGCTATGCAGCTATGGACGATGATTTCAACAGTCCAGTATTGATCGCGGAACTATTTGAAGTGGTCCGTATCATCAATTCCATCCACGATGGAAAATTGACCATCAATGCTGCTGATTTGGAGGCGTTAAAGGCTTATCTTCAGGAGTTTGTGTTCGATATCTTGGGCTTGAAGGATGACCAGGTGAGCGATTCAGATAGCATGGATGACCTGATGAACATCATCATCAACCTACGCAACGAGGCGAAGCAGAATAAGGACTTCGTTACCTCTGACCGTATCCGTGAGCAACTTACGGCAGCCGGTATCCAGTTGAAGGATAGCAAGGATGGGACACTTTGGAATAAGATTTGA